The sequence below is a genomic window from Oscillatoria salina IIICB1.
ATGGACGCACTCTTGTTAGTGGTGAAGATACTCAACTGAGAATTTGGAATTATCACACCGCAGAAGTATTGCAAGCTATCCCCAGTTTAGCCATAGTTCATGCGGTTGCTTTTAGCCCCGATGGGCAAACTTTAGTTACTGGTACGGCAAATGGGGAGATTAATATTTATCGTTTACCAGCTTAGGAATTGATTAAAGGCGATCGCCTTTAACCCGAAGTTCCTAAGCTAGAGGAAGCATAACTCGGACAGTAGTTCCTTGTTGGGGTATACTTTCCAGGATTAATTTACCTCGATGTAAATCTGCTAAACGTTGCGCGATCGCCAATCCTAAACCCGTTCCCTGTTGTTCGTAAAGTTTACGATCGAATTGCATATAACTGCCAATTTTGTCAATTTCTTCGGGTTTCATCCCTCTTCCTTTGTCTTTCACTTCCAGGATAAAACTATCATTCTCAACTTTGCTGCTGACTAAGACTGCTTTCCCCGGAGGAGAAAATTTCCAGGCATTATCGACTAATTCTTCGACTAATTTTTGCAGGTAATTGCCGGAAATAGCTAATTGAGCATCTGACAAATTTAACTGCAAATCTGCTTCTCTTGCTGCTTCTTGTGCTTGTTGAAGCAGTTTGTCGGTGATTAAATCTTTAACCGAAAAAGTCTTTTGATTTTGTAGCTGGGCAATTCGTTCTGGTTTAGTTCGAGCTAGTTCTAACTCTGCATAAAGTAAGAAATTAACAATCAGTCGATATAAACGCTTCCCAGAAGTATTGATATGCTCGACCATTTCCAGAATTTCTGATTTTTCCATGTCTTCACCTGCAAGCAAAATCAGTTCCGTAAAACCAAGAATGCCATTTAGTGGCGTCCGCAATTCGTGAGGAATCGAGTAAGAAATACTACTGCGTAACTCATCCAATTTTTGCTGAGTCTCTTGATGAAGAAGAGCTTTTTTTTCTAAGCGAATGGCGATCGCGCGCATTAATTCGTCTGGGGTACAAGGTTTGGTAAGATAATCGTCAGCACCGAGTTCCATTCCTTGCCGCAGATCTACTTTATCTGCTCTAGCTGTGAGGAAAATAAACGGAATTGTTGCTGTTCTAGGATTAGATCGTAGCGTTTTTAGTACGTCATGACCATCGACTTCTGGCATCATTACGTCGCAGATAATTAAATCTGGTAATTTTTCTGTTGCCAGACTAATTCCTATGTTGCCATTGGGAGCAGCAAAAGTTTCAAAATCCTCTGCGTCTAGTAAGTCTAAGATATTTTCTCTAATTGCTTCTTCGTCTTCAATAAGTAAAATTTTAGTCATTTTTGCTCGCTCCTATTTTCTTAGTTTAACTTGAATAGTTTATTTTTCTCTAGTAACTTTTTAACTTCTGCTGCTGTCAAGGCTGATTTTTTTTGGATTTCGTGACACTTTTGCTTTTTTAGCATTATTATTTGTTCTTGGTTTTCTACTCCTTCCGCGATCGCGCGCATTTTTAAATTTCTCGCTACTTCTACCATTGCCTTGACTAAAGGTGCATTTTGCGGTAATGAACCGATCGAATTAGCATCTATTTTGACACCATTTATGGGGAGATCGCCTAAGTCTTGCAAACAGCCACTAGCCATATTTAACTGGGCGATCGTTATGTTAATTCCCAATCGTCTTAATTCCATAAGTTTTAAAGCTAAAGCATTGAGATTTTTCGTATTTTCAATTGTTTTAGCTGTTATTTCTAATTCGAGAATCCCAGGTATTAAATTTGTCTTTACTAAAATATTAGTAACTATTTCCTGTAAGTTATTTGCCGCAAATAACTGTTCGGGTAAACTAACTGCTAACTGTAAAAAAAATTTCGATTCTCGCCATTTTGCTACTTCCTGACAAGCCTTTTCTAACAACCATTCAGTTAGCGACACAATTAAGCCAGCTTCTGTTGCCAATTCGATAATTTTACCTGGAGAAATCTCGCCCCGCCAAGGGTGTTTCCAGCCCACAGTTGCAGCAACACCAACCAGTCTATTTTTCTTTAAATCGATTCTCGGTTGATAGCGAACTTCTAATTTTTTATTTTGCCACGCATCGTGAAATTGAGTTAATAATTTTAACTCTTTATCGGCATCGAGACCAAATAAAGGACGACGATAAATTTGACAGTTATTTCCTCCTGACTCTTTGGCTTGACTAATTGCGGTACTTGCTTGTTTCCGCAATTCTTCTAAGTTTTTAGCTAAGGGATAAAAAGCAATTCCGATACTACTAGTTAAGACTAAAGACTTCCCAGCTACCCAAAAAGGTTTAGCGATAACTTTGAGGAGATTGTCAGTAATATTGCTAATTTCATTTTCATCGCTAATTGGAGGAAAAATTAAAGCAAATTCATCGCCTTCAAGGCGGACAATTGCTAAGAAATCATAATTTTTGCCAAAATCAACTAGGCGATCGCCTACCTCTTGTAAAATTAAATCACCTTCCTCATAACCGATAACTTCGTTAACTCGAGAAAAGCGATCTAAACCTAAAATTAAAAAAGGAACCAAACTTTGACTATTGTTTCTTCGAGCATCAGCTTGCGATAAATATTCTCCTAAAGCTGATGAGTTAGGTAAACCTGTAAGCCGATCGAAATTTTCTAAGGTTTCTAATTGTTGCTCGACTTGCTTAAGCTGTTCATTTTGTTGTAGGAATCTCTTCAATCTTGCTGACAGTGCTGTTAATAATTCATCAGGTGTAAATGGCTTAACCAGATAGTCATCGGCACCTAAATTCATACCTTCTCTTAAGTCAGTTCGCTCTCCTTTAGCTGTCAA
It includes:
- a CDS encoding hybrid sensor histidine kinase/response regulator, translated to MTKILLIEDEEAIRENILDLLDAEDFETFAAPNGNIGISLATEKLPDLIICDVMMPEVDGHDVLKTLRSNPRTATIPFIFLTARADKVDLRQGMELGADDYLTKPCTPDELMRAIAIRLEKKALLHQETQQKLDELRSSISYSIPHELRTPLNGILGFTELILLAGEDMEKSEILEMVEHINTSGKRLYRLIVNFLLYAELELARTKPERIAQLQNQKTFSVKDLITDKLLQQAQEAAREADLQLNLSDAQLAISGNYLQKLVEELVDNAWKFSPPGKAVLVSSKVENDSFILEVKDKGRGMKPEEIDKIGSYMQFDRKLYEQQGTGLGLAIAQRLADLHRGKLILESIPQQGTTVRVMLPLA
- a CDS encoding putative bifunctional diguanylate cyclase/phosphodiesterase — its product is MTKVLVIEDEQSIRENLLDLLESENFETLAAANGKIGIQLALEQLPDVILCDVMMPELDGHDVISELRKTPATANIPFIFLTAKGERTDLREGMNLGADDYLVKPFTPDELLTALSARLKRFLQQNEQLKQVEQQLETLENFDRLTGLPNSSALGEYLSQADARRNNSQSLVPFLILGLDRFSRVNEVIGYEEGDLILQEVGDRLVDFGKNYDFLAIVRLEGDEFALIFPPISDENEISNITDNLLKVIAKPFWVAGKSLVLTSSIGIAFYPLAKNLEELRKQASTAISQAKESGGNNCQIYRRPLFGLDADKELKLLTQFHDAWQNKKLEVRYQPRIDLKKNRLVGVAATVGWKHPWRGEISPGKIIELATEAGLIVSLTEWLLEKACQEVAKWRESKFFLQLAVSLPEQLFAANNLQEIVTNILVKTNLIPGILELEITAKTIENTKNLNALALKLMELRRLGINITIAQLNMASGCLQDLGDLPINGVKIDANSIGSLPQNAPLVKAMVEVARNLKMRAIAEGVENQEQIIMLKKQKCHEIQKKSALTAAEVKKLLEKNKLFKLN